From the genome of Anopheles moucheti chromosome 3, idAnoMoucSN_F20_07, whole genome shotgun sequence, one region includes:
- the LOC128300200 gene encoding 1-acyl-sn-glycerol-3-phosphate acyltransferase alpha-like: MATLMEGIMIAAMNVFLNSLSLQVVVAMIVGSLLSNTFKYHAKMFIIVLMSFLVLVVPIPLFLFKPRWPLNALIPGIVACAFIRLFGVEYEIRGQEHINVRNGGVVLLNHQSAIDIVMLSRLLREFRNIVPVVKKELFYMLPFGIASYLVGVVFIDRKNTASAKDVMKREAVAITKDHLKLAIFPEGTRHDNDTLLPFKKGSFHVAVDSQSIIQPVIVSKYHFLDHKRKRFGRGRVIIKIMPEIPTKGMTKADVNELTERCQQLMQTEFDALSAEAKQYCHN; this comes from the exons ATGGCGACGCTAATGGAAGGAATAATGATAGCTGCGATG aATGTCTTCCTCAACAGCCTGTCGCTGCAGGTGGTGGTGGCCATGATCGTCGGTAGCCTGCTGTCCAACACGTTTAAGTATCATGCGAAAATGTTTATCATCGTACTAATGTCATTTCTGGTGCTGGTCGTTCCGATACCACTGTTTCTCTTCAAACCTCGCTGGCCACTGAATGCGCT aattcCCGGCATTGTGGCATGTGCATTTATTCGTCTGTTCGGTGTGGAGTATGAAATCCGAGGACAGGAGCATATTAACGTTCGTAATGGTGGTGTTGTGTTGCTCAATCATCAAAGTGCAATCGATATAGTGA TGTTATCGCGATTGCTGCGAGAGTTCCGCAACATCGTGCCGGTGGTGAAGAAGGAACTGTTCTACATGCTCCCGTTCGGCATCGCGTCCTACCTCGTGGGGGTTGTGTTTATCGATCGCAAAAATACTGCCTCTGCAAAGGATGTTATGAAGCGGGAAGCGGTCGCCATTACCAAAGACCAT CTAAAATTGGCCATTTTCCCGGAAGGTACTCGGCACGACAATGATACATTGCTACCGTTTAAGAAGGGCTCATTTCACGTTGCCGTCGATTCACAATCCATCATCCAACCGGTGATCGTGTCCAAGTATCACTTTCTAGACCACAAACGCAAACGCTTCGGACGGGGTCGTGTGATCATTAAGATTATGCCTGAAATCCCAACCAAGGGTATGACGAAGGCGGATGTGAACGAGCTGACCGAACGGTGCCAACAGCTGATGCAGACGGAATTCGATGCACTCAGTGCGGAAGCGAAACAATACTGCCATAACTGA
- the LOC128304700 gene encoding 1-acyl-sn-glycerol-3-phosphate acyltransferase beta-like, with amino-acid sequence MAECFMCSLGWIIKYYLYACAACFGIFVLLTIFSKIGQRGSKFKYYSKYGMIYFATQSLTTLYAPFSSLRPRNIDNCRVIATVVSRCSKILGITWELRNAQILRQAKGAIVLTNHQSSMDILGMMILWSILRKVVPIAKLELLFLFPFGPCAWLGGVQYINRKNRQSAMKTFDRCKRMMTEDGAKMYIYPEGTRYPERGMLPFKKGAFHTAIEAQVPIIPVVFSHMYFIQSKQHIFDDGHVIIDTLEPIPTVGLTKADLDQLIDRTRNAMLAKYEELNREVDAGLKNPQWVRQDRPRFKVYEGKKTN; translated from the exons ATGGCAGAGTGTTTCATGTGCAGCTTAG GCTGGATTATAAAGTACTACCTATACGCCTGTGCCGCCTGTTTCGGTATCTTCGTGCTGTTAACCATCTTTTCGAAGATTGGCCAACGGGGTAGTAAGTTTAAGTACTACAGCAAATATGGCATGATCTACTTCGCCACCCAGTCGCTCACAACGCTATATGCCCCGTTTTCATCGCTAAGGCCGCGCAACATCGATAATTGCAG AGTTATTGCCACGGTGGTATCGCGCTGTTCGAAAATCCTTGGTATTACGTGGGAGCTGCGGAATGCGCAGATTCTACGGCAAGCTAAAGgtgcgatcgttctcacgaaCCACCAGTCGTCGATGGATATATTGG GTATGATGATACTTTGGAGCATTCTTCGGAAGGTGGTACCAATCGCAAAGCTGGAACTGCTCTTTCTCTTCCCATTCGGACCATGCGCTTGGCTTGGCGGGGTGCAGTACATTAATCGCAAAAATCGCCAGTCCGCAATGAAGACGTTCGATCGCTGCAAGCGCATGATGACGGAGGACGGTGCGAAGATGTACATCTATCCCGAGGGCACTCGTTACCCCGAGCGTGGAATGCTGCCGTTCAAGAAGGGTGCATTCCATACGGCCATTGAAGCGCAGGTCCCTATCATTCCGGTTGTGTTCTCGCACATGTACTTCATCCAGTCGAAGCAGCATATCTTCGACGATGGACATGTGATCATCGATACACTCGAGCCTATCCCGACGGTTGGTTTGACGAAGGCTGATCTAGACCAGCTGATCGACCGGACACGTAATGCGATGCTGGCGAAGTACGAAGAACTCAACCGCGAGGTTGATGCGGGGTTGAAGAACCCGCAGTGGGTGAGACAGGACCGGCCCAGGTTCAAGGTGTACGAAGGTAAGAAAACAAACTGA